In one Candidatus Nitronereus thalassa genomic region, the following are encoded:
- the tal gene encoding transaldolase encodes MVASRVNTNPLVMLKEFGQSVWLDYIRRSLITSGELERLVKDDELRGVTSNPAIFEKAITGSSDYSEALKNMDMRKGLDAKARYERLAIKDIQDAADVMRAVYERTKRRDGYVSLEVSPHLARDTDGTVEEAHRLWKAVGRSNVMMKVPATSEGIPAIQQLISEGINVNVTLLFSQGAYERVADAYVSGLQKLAARDGDVNKVASVASFFISRIDTAIDALISTRLQASTDQGEQALLRSLMGKVAIANAKLAYQRYQEIYSNPSWEALAKKGAMTQRVLWASTSTKNPNYRDVLYVEELIGPDTVNTIPPATFDAFRDHGRPRASLLENVEDAHDTMDTLERVGIFMKEATDTLLEEALRLFNEPFDKLLAAVDRQARSSRLSR; translated from the coding sequence ATGGTTGCTTCGCGGGTCAACACCAATCCCCTAGTCATGCTAAAGGAGTTCGGGCAATCTGTTTGGTTGGATTACATCCGGCGTAGCCTTATTACTAGCGGCGAGTTGGAACGTCTCGTGAAGGATGATGAGCTACGAGGTGTCACGTCGAATCCCGCGATTTTTGAGAAGGCCATCACCGGAAGCTCCGACTACTCAGAGGCACTAAAGAACATGGACATGCGGAAGGGGTTGGATGCCAAGGCCCGTTACGAACGGTTGGCGATCAAGGATATTCAAGATGCCGCCGATGTGATGCGAGCTGTGTATGAGCGCACGAAGCGGCGAGATGGTTATGTGAGTTTAGAGGTTTCTCCACACCTTGCCCGTGACACCGACGGCACGGTTGAAGAAGCGCATCGCCTTTGGAAGGCGGTCGGGCGTAGCAATGTGATGATGAAGGTCCCCGCGACGTCAGAAGGTATTCCCGCCATTCAACAGCTCATCAGTGAAGGGATCAACGTCAACGTCACACTGCTTTTCTCCCAAGGTGCGTATGAGCGTGTTGCTGATGCCTACGTTTCGGGATTACAAAAATTAGCAGCCCGGGACGGTGATGTGAACAAAGTTGCCAGCGTGGCGAGTTTCTTCATCAGCCGAATCGATACCGCCATTGATGCGCTCATCTCAACCCGCCTCCAAGCCTCGACAGACCAAGGCGAGCAGGCCTTACTTCGAAGTCTCATGGGGAAAGTCGCCATCGCCAACGCCAAATTGGCCTATCAACGTTACCAGGAGATCTATTCCAATCCGAGCTGGGAGGCCTTGGCAAAAAAGGGAGCCATGACCCAGCGGGTTCTTTGGGCAAGCACAAGCACGAAGAATCCGAATTATCGTGACGTCCTCTACGTGGAGGAGCTGATCGGTCCTGATACGGTAAACACCATTCCCCCCGCGACATTCGATGCCTTCCGCGACCATGGACGTCCGCGTGCAAGTCTGCTCGAGAATGTGGAAGATGCGCACGACACCATGGACACGCTCGAACGAGTTGGCATTTTCATGAAAGAGGCAACGGATACGCTCTTGGAAGAAGCGTTACGCCTCTTCAATGAACCCTTTGACAAGCTCCTGGCCGCGGTCGACCGTCAGGCCAGGAGCTCGCGTCTCTCAAGGTGA
- the gnd gene encoding phosphogluconate dehydrogenase (NAD(+)-dependent, decarboxylating) yields the protein MQIGMVGLGRMGANMVRRLMRNGHQCVVFDHNPENVKQLTQEGATGTGSLEHFVKHLTRPRAAWVMVPAGTPTEHTVMAIARLMESGDVVIDGGNSYFKDDVRRAEALKELGIQYMDVGTSGGVWGLERGYCMMIGGSELSVKRLDPIFKTLAPGRGEIPRTPGREKMGGTAEEGYMYCGPAGAGHFVKMVHNGIEYGLMQAYAEGFDIFRHANTKELPEEFRYDLNLRDIAEVWRRGSVVGSWLLDLTAMALLENPTLSTYTGSVQDSGEGRWTVIAAVEEAVSADVLTTSLYTRFRSRQEHTFAEKVLSAMRHKFGGHVERPTGG from the coding sequence ATGCAAATTGGAATGGTTGGGCTTGGACGAATGGGAGCCAACATGGTACGACGGCTCATGCGGAATGGCCATCAGTGTGTCGTGTTCGATCATAATCCGGAAAATGTGAAGCAGCTTACTCAAGAAGGCGCCACTGGGACCGGTTCGCTGGAACATTTTGTGAAGCACCTGACTAGGCCGCGTGCCGCGTGGGTCATGGTGCCGGCTGGAACACCCACCGAACACACCGTGATGGCTATCGCTCGGTTAATGGAATCGGGAGATGTCGTGATTGATGGAGGAAACTCGTATTTCAAGGACGATGTGCGGCGAGCAGAAGCCCTCAAAGAGCTGGGGATTCAATACATGGATGTCGGGACCAGTGGTGGAGTCTGGGGACTGGAGCGAGGCTATTGCATGATGATTGGAGGTTCCGAGCTGTCCGTCAAACGCCTTGATCCGATCTTTAAAACCCTCGCACCGGGTCGTGGTGAAATTCCGAGGACACCCGGTCGAGAAAAAATGGGTGGCACGGCGGAGGAAGGCTACATGTATTGTGGTCCCGCCGGGGCAGGCCATTTCGTCAAGATGGTACACAATGGCATTGAGTATGGTCTCATGCAAGCCTATGCGGAAGGCTTTGACATCTTTCGTCATGCAAACACCAAAGAACTCCCGGAAGAATTTCGGTATGACTTGAACCTCCGTGACATTGCTGAAGTGTGGCGTCGTGGCAGTGTCGTGGGATCCTGGCTGCTCGATTTAACGGCTATGGCGCTTCTGGAAAATCCTACGCTCTCTACCTACACGGGGTCTGTCCAGGATTCGGGCGAAGGGCGTTGGACCGTCATCGCAGCCGTGGAAGAAGCTGTTTCCGCTGATGTCCTCACGACTTCACTGTATACCCGCTTCCGCTCACGTCAGGAACATACCTTTGCCGAAAAGGTACTCTCTGCCATGCGGCACAAGTTCGGGGGACATGTTGAACGACCCACTGGGGGTTAA
- a CDS encoding copper resistance system multicopper oxidase, translating into MSNQNNVVTRRTLLQGIGALGLTTAMARLIPSYVWASGTRATLPSQLDGNVMHLTIAETPFQIGERTGIAKTINGTLPGPLLRLQEGQPIRLNVTNRLREDTSIHWHGLILPPDMDGVPGVSFAGIKPASTFSYNYPVQQNGTYWYHSHSGGQEQSGVYGPIIIDPIEPEPFHYDRDYVVVLSDWTFESPEAVFSKLKKLSNYYNFQKRTAYEFLSDVGRLGLWPALQNYLMWDGMRMDPTDFADVTGYAYTYLMNGLSPSGNWTGLFRPGERVRLRFIAAGAMTFFDVRIPGVKMTVVQADGQNVQPVVVDEFRIGPAETYDVIVEPTEARAYTLFAETLDRSGYARGTLAPRAGMTGPLPERRPRPLRTMADMGMVMEGMNMGSMDMSSMSKPTHDGGSHSTHQEMGMHGNQAIQHMPDMPHKSARGSDDPQHGTIPGSTPVRHGPDHHGTGNQSVAEYSWNQSGNPGRGLDNSEWRVLVYTDLKSLEPYPDQREPQREIELHLTGHMERYMWSFDGKKYSDAKEPIHFRYGERLRLTFINDTMMEHPLHLHGMWMHLENGTGAYLPRKHTVVVKPAERVSVAITADAPGRWAFHCHLLLHMEAGMFRIVEVTSQEAEVQS; encoded by the coding sequence ATGAGCAATCAAAATAATGTGGTGACACGGCGTACGTTATTGCAAGGCATCGGAGCTTTGGGACTGACCACGGCCATGGCTCGCCTCATTCCTTCATATGTCTGGGCAAGCGGGACACGGGCAACCCTTCCCTCACAGTTGGATGGAAACGTTATGCATCTCACCATCGCCGAGACACCCTTTCAAATTGGAGAACGAACTGGAATTGCGAAAACCATTAACGGCACATTACCCGGCCCTTTGCTCCGCCTGCAGGAAGGCCAACCAATCCGCCTCAACGTTACTAACCGTTTGAGAGAAGATACCTCCATTCATTGGCATGGATTGATTCTTCCACCGGATATGGACGGCGTGCCGGGTGTCAGTTTTGCCGGCATCAAACCAGCTTCTACCTTTTCCTACAACTATCCTGTTCAGCAGAACGGGACGTATTGGTATCACAGTCACTCTGGGGGTCAGGAGCAGTCGGGCGTGTACGGGCCGATCATTATCGATCCGATTGAACCGGAACCATTTCACTATGATCGCGATTATGTCGTGGTGCTCTCGGATTGGACGTTCGAGTCGCCGGAAGCGGTGTTCTCCAAACTCAAGAAACTAAGCAATTACTATAACTTCCAGAAACGAACGGCTTACGAGTTCCTTTCCGACGTTGGACGCCTGGGGTTATGGCCTGCACTTCAAAATTACCTGATGTGGGATGGGATGCGGATGGACCCGACGGACTTCGCGGACGTCACCGGATATGCCTACACCTACTTGATGAACGGTCTGTCACCCTCCGGTAATTGGACAGGCCTCTTTCGACCTGGCGAGCGGGTGCGTCTGCGTTTCATTGCTGCTGGAGCCATGACCTTCTTTGATGTGCGCATTCCCGGTGTCAAGATGACGGTCGTTCAAGCGGACGGACAAAACGTCCAGCCTGTGGTGGTGGACGAATTCCGCATCGGACCGGCAGAAACCTATGATGTCATCGTCGAACCCACAGAGGCTCGGGCCTATACCCTATTTGCCGAAACCTTGGATCGAAGCGGCTACGCACGCGGCACGCTGGCTCCACGCGCGGGAATGACCGGCCCGCTTCCCGAACGTCGTCCGAGGCCGCTCCGCACCATGGCCGACATGGGCATGGTCATGGAAGGAATGAACATGGGAAGTATGGACATGTCCAGCATGAGCAAACCCACTCATGATGGGGGGAGCCACTCAACCCATCAGGAAATGGGGATGCACGGGAACCAGGCTATCCAACATATGCCAGACATGCCCCATAAGTCAGCGAGAGGGTCGGACGATCCACAGCACGGGACGATACCCGGCAGTACGCCCGTCAGGCATGGGCCCGATCATCACGGAACCGGCAACCAATCCGTCGCAGAGTATTCGTGGAATCAAAGTGGGAACCCCGGCAGAGGGTTGGATAACAGCGAGTGGCGCGTGTTGGTCTATACCGATTTAAAAAGCCTGGAACCCTACCCCGACCAACGGGAACCGCAACGGGAGATCGAACTCCACCTCACGGGCCACATGGAGCGATATATGTGGTCGTTCGACGGCAAGAAATACTCGGACGCAAAGGAGCCGATCCACTTCCGTTACGGCGAGCGGCTACGCCTGACCTTCATCAACGACACGATGATGGAGCACCCCCTGCACCTTCACGGAATGTGGATGCACCTGGAAAACGGCACGGGAGCTTACCTGCCACGTAAGCACACGGTCGTGGTCAAACCAGCCGAACGGGTATCCGTCGCGATCACGGCTGACGCCCCTGGACGGTGGGCCTTTCACTGCCACTTGCTTCTCCATATGGAAGCGGGGATGTTCCGAATCGTGGAAGTAACCAGCCAAGAAGCAGAGGTGCAATCATGA
- the zwf gene encoding glucose-6-phosphate dehydrogenase: protein MTTAGTEIQASEAGPVGPACVMVIFGASGDLAKRKLIPAIYNLAKRNLLPREFAIVGVAREEMSTDGFRHKFRSEIQEFATASIESDIWEWIEQRLYYLSGDFDNPQIYNLLGDSLAHADKQHGTQGNYLFYLATAPSFFSRIIQQLGVAGLTHEKDGCWRRVIVEKPFGRDLESARSLNEEILQVLHERQIYRIDHYLGKETVQNILAFRFGNGIFEPIWNRRYIDHVQITASETVGVEQRGGYYEGSGALRDMVPNHLFQLVTLIAMEPPLSFDADPVRNEQAKILHAIPQLTPEEVLHRCVRGQYEEGKMDGVQVPGYRTEPGIASDSNTESFVAFKLNIDNWRWADVPFYIRTGKRLAKRITEIAIQFRRAPFMPFRKTAVEKLTPNLLVLRIHPDEGISLRFGAKVPGPVVRLGAVDMAFEYADYFGCTVSTGYERLLYDCMCGDAALFQRADMVEAGWRVVTSVLDVWKALPPRSFPNYPAGTWGPPESDQLLERDGRHWRLNDE from the coding sequence ATGACCACAGCAGGGACAGAGATACAGGCAAGTGAGGCGGGACCAGTTGGTCCGGCGTGCGTAATGGTTATCTTCGGCGCTTCTGGAGATCTGGCAAAGCGTAAACTGATTCCGGCTATTTACAACCTTGCCAAAAGGAATTTGCTGCCTCGAGAGTTCGCCATTGTCGGAGTGGCCCGCGAGGAGATGAGCACTGATGGCTTTCGTCACAAATTCAGGAGCGAGATTCAAGAATTCGCCACTGCCTCGATTGAGTCGGACATTTGGGAGTGGATCGAGCAGCGGCTTTACTATTTGTCCGGAGACTTCGACAATCCACAGATCTATAATTTACTCGGGGACTCTCTCGCCCATGCGGATAAACAACATGGGACACAAGGCAATTATTTGTTCTATCTCGCCACGGCGCCAAGCTTTTTTTCACGGATCATTCAACAGCTTGGCGTTGCCGGGTTAACTCATGAAAAGGATGGCTGTTGGCGACGGGTGATTGTGGAAAAACCGTTCGGACGGGATCTTGAGTCTGCCCGCTCTCTTAATGAGGAGATCTTACAAGTCCTGCATGAGCGTCAGATTTACCGCATAGACCACTATCTTGGCAAAGAGACCGTTCAGAACATTCTGGCCTTTCGATTCGGGAATGGCATTTTTGAACCCATCTGGAACCGACGGTACATCGACCACGTACAAATTACCGCGTCTGAAACCGTTGGCGTAGAGCAACGCGGGGGGTACTATGAAGGGTCCGGGGCTTTGCGAGATATGGTCCCCAACCACCTCTTCCAGTTGGTGACCCTCATTGCCATGGAACCGCCCCTTTCGTTTGATGCCGATCCAGTCAGAAATGAACAAGCCAAAATCTTGCATGCCATTCCGCAACTTACTCCTGAAGAGGTTCTCCATCGTTGCGTGCGAGGCCAGTATGAAGAAGGCAAGATGGACGGCGTGCAGGTGCCGGGATACCGCACGGAACCCGGAATTGCCAGTGATTCCAATACTGAATCCTTTGTCGCATTCAAGCTGAATATCGACAACTGGCGTTGGGCTGACGTGCCGTTTTATATTCGCACCGGCAAACGTCTGGCCAAACGCATCACGGAAATCGCCATCCAGTTCCGTCGCGCCCCCTTTATGCCGTTCAGAAAAACGGCCGTGGAGAAGCTCACGCCGAATCTGCTGGTTCTCCGCATTCACCCCGACGAGGGAATCTCATTGCGGTTTGGGGCAAAGGTGCCAGGTCCTGTTGTACGTTTGGGCGCTGTGGACATGGCCTTCGAGTATGCGGACTATTTCGGGTGTACTGTCAGCACAGGGTATGAGCGGCTCTTGTATGACTGTATGTGCGGTGATGCAGCTCTTTTTCAGCGAGCCGACATGGTCGAAGCAGGCTGGAGGGTCGTGACATCAGTGTTGGACGTCTGGAAGGCCTTGCCACCTCGCTCTTTCCCCAATTATCCAGCGGGCACATGGGGCCCCCCGGAATCTGATCAATTATTGGAGCGCGATGGCCGGCATTGGAGGTTGAACGACGAATGA
- a CDS encoding copper resistance protein B, whose amino-acid sequence MGLSLPLASPYGSGDVPNRGSNQPRSRGAIMNTSLRPILWLAVLGLWTVLPDASIVFAQTIPGGSTQEEHTVPHVSPKPVWPSPVADQENHLFFLADVLEYRPNIGGTGSDSDYRWDIEGWYGGDYHRIWFKSEGQQNSAFKADYDVDSQLLYGRFIQKYYDFQVGLRLETQSFEGSNVTRGLAVIGLQGLVPYNYEIESALFISQSGDVSARLTGTKDLLLSQQLILQLRLETNLAIQRVERFTTGSGLNNLEGGVRLRYEIRREFAPYVGVSLERSFGETAALVRQEDGDPSQVRFVTGVRIWF is encoded by the coding sequence GTGGGCCTTTCACTGCCACTTGCTTCTCCATATGGAAGCGGGGATGTTCCGAATCGTGGAAGTAACCAGCCAAGAAGCAGAGGTGCAATCATGAACACGTCTCTTCGCCCCATTCTATGGCTGGCTGTGCTAGGTCTTTGGACAGTGCTACCTGACGCCTCAATCGTTTTCGCTCAGACCATCCCCGGGGGTTCAACTCAAGAGGAGCACACTGTACCACACGTATCACCCAAGCCTGTTTGGCCCAGTCCGGTTGCGGATCAGGAAAACCACCTGTTTTTTCTCGCCGACGTTCTCGAGTACCGTCCAAACATAGGGGGAACGGGAAGTGATAGCGATTACCGATGGGACATCGAAGGTTGGTATGGCGGGGACTACCACCGCATCTGGTTCAAAAGCGAAGGACAGCAAAACAGTGCCTTTAAAGCAGACTACGATGTCGATTCACAACTGCTCTATGGCCGTTTCATTCAGAAGTATTACGACTTTCAGGTGGGCCTTCGCCTGGAAACGCAATCATTCGAGGGAAGCAACGTCACGCGCGGGCTGGCGGTGATCGGGCTGCAGGGCCTTGTGCCTTATAACTACGAAATCGAGTCGGCCCTCTTCATTAGTCAGAGCGGCGACGTGTCCGCCCGCTTAACGGGGACCAAAGATTTGTTGTTGAGTCAACAACTGATCCTCCAGCTTCGTCTTGAAACGAATCTTGCGATCCAACGCGTCGAACGGTTCACGACAGGATCCGGACTCAACAACCTCGAAGGGGGAGTGCGCCTGCGCTATGAAATCCGACGCGAGTTCGCGCCCTACGTGGGAGTATCCCTGGAGAGAAGTTTTGGAGAGACCGCCGCTCTCGTGCGGCAAGAGGACGGAGACCCGAGTCAGGTTCGATTTGTGACAGGCGTGCGGATATGGTTTTGA
- a CDS encoding tetratricopeptide repeat protein: MDGSDRKYEEAIQSQPKLAEAHYHLGLTLYRKGSLLAAQPHFIEVANLAPGHPAIWNAPPFRQYGTVEPETQEPAQDGHTGHQH, encoded by the coding sequence GTGGATGGTAGCGATCGGAAATACGAAGAAGCGATTCAATCCCAGCCCAAACTCGCAGAGGCTCATTACCATCTGGGACTGACGCTCTATCGGAAAGGGTCGCTGTTAGCAGCACAACCTCACTTTATTGAAGTGGCCAATTTAGCGCCAGGCCACCCTGCGATTTGGAATGCTCCACCATTTCGTCAATATGGAACGGTGGAACCAGAGACTCAAGAACCAGCTCAGGATGGGCACACGGGGCATCAACATTAA
- the fbp gene encoding class 1 fructose-bisphosphatase, with amino-acid sequence MHTKAMTFSRHILEEAKVQQDMTAELSSLLMQMGYVGKILSREIARAPLKGRLGLVGETNPTGDAQKKLDVYTNDIMVEAFSETGPVAGLVSEELEELKILSLGREAKYILCTDPLDGSSNTDINAPIGTIFGIYRCSGNNHRELEQNLLNERMKQIAAGYVLYGASTMLVYTCGHGVYGFTLDCDLGEFLLVHENISCPARGHYCSANLGRYHEWSSDIQNFIAHLTVHDPSTRRPYSLRYTGALVADFHRSLLEGGVYFYPPDADHKNGKLRFLYECAPLAFVVEQAGGCASTGTQRLLDLKVELLHQRAPFVIGSTEEVALYEKFLTGGT; translated from the coding sequence ATGCACACCAAAGCAATGACATTCAGCCGTCACATCCTGGAAGAGGCCAAAGTACAACAGGATATGACCGCAGAGCTTTCCAGTCTGCTGATGCAGATGGGGTATGTAGGCAAGATCCTTTCACGAGAGATTGCTCGTGCACCACTGAAGGGCAGATTGGGACTTGTTGGTGAGACCAACCCCACGGGCGATGCACAAAAAAAACTTGACGTGTACACGAATGACATCATGGTTGAAGCTTTTTCCGAAACGGGCCCGGTCGCTGGCTTGGTTTCCGAGGAGTTGGAGGAATTAAAAATACTCTCCCTCGGGCGTGAGGCCAAATATATCCTCTGTACCGATCCCCTTGATGGTTCATCCAACACGGATATCAACGCGCCTATTGGGACCATTTTCGGCATCTATCGCTGTAGCGGAAATAATCACCGTGAACTGGAGCAGAACCTCCTGAACGAGAGGATGAAACAGATTGCGGCTGGATATGTGTTGTATGGCGCAAGCACGATGTTGGTGTACACGTGTGGCCACGGTGTCTACGGCTTTACTTTAGACTGTGATCTTGGTGAGTTCTTGCTTGTCCATGAAAATATCTCGTGCCCTGCAAGAGGCCATTATTGTAGCGCAAACCTTGGCCGCTATCACGAATGGTCTTCTGATATTCAAAATTTTATCGCGCATTTGACCGTACATGACCCTTCCACGCGACGTCCTTATTCATTGCGGTATACTGGCGCACTGGTCGCGGATTTTCATCGTAGTTTGCTTGAGGGTGGGGTTTACTTTTATCCACCCGATGCCGACCACAAAAACGGCAAACTTCGATTTCTGTACGAATGCGCGCCTCTGGCCTTTGTTGTTGAGCAAGCGGGTGGTTGTGCCAGTACAGGCACACAACGACTTTTGGACCTCAAGGTGGAGTTGCTACATCAACGAGCGCCCTTTGTGATTGGCAGCACCGAAGAGGTGGCTCTCTATGAGAAATTTTTGACCGGAGGCACTTGA
- a CDS encoding RNA polymerase sigma factor — protein sequence MQVNPLNKPSKNIAPAVAAVLTENRQDFFRFLTHRLGNLDTAEEVIQEFNLRAISRASDLRDPDRAIPWLYRVLNSTLADFFRREITRRQGEAEYAHLQPESQKAFDVDTEAVCACFHALLPALKPEYSEILQRIDLGGESREHVAKDLGITGNLARVRLHRARQALKRDLLQACGTCCQNHGFMDCECTHSSNLVNVSPPRSL from the coding sequence ATGCAGGTAAATCCCCTCAACAAACCTTCGAAGAACATAGCCCCAGCCGTAGCAGCAGTGCTCACGGAAAATCGGCAAGATTTCTTCCGGTTTCTCACCCATCGCCTGGGAAACCTGGATACGGCGGAAGAGGTCATTCAGGAATTCAATCTTCGCGCCATCAGCAGGGCCTCGGACCTGAGAGACCCGGACCGCGCCATCCCCTGGCTCTACCGAGTCCTGAACAGCACGCTGGCCGACTTTTTTCGCAGGGAAATCACCCGGCGTCAGGGTGAGGCCGAATATGCTCATCTGCAACCCGAATCTCAAAAGGCCTTTGATGTAGATACCGAAGCCGTATGCGCCTGCTTCCATGCGCTCCTCCCCGCGCTCAAACCCGAGTATTCCGAAATTCTGCAGAGAATTGATCTGGGCGGGGAATCACGTGAACACGTCGCCAAAGATCTGGGAATCACGGGCAATCTCGCCAGGGTGCGTCTGCATCGAGCCCGACAGGCTCTCAAGCGGGACCTCCTCCAAGCATGCGGGACCTGCTGCCAAAACCACGGATTTATGGACTGTGAATGTACCCATTCTAGTAATCTCGTGAATGTATCTCCGCCTCGCTCCCTTTAG
- the gdhA gene encoding NADP-specific glutamate dehydrogenase, which yields MTTLAEDIQAQIDRFNAGIQERNPAEYEFHQAVQEFTEMVMPYVLEHPKYRDGHILERMTEPDRIVIFRVCWENDEGSICCNRAWRVQFNNAIGPYKGGMRFHPSVTQSVLKFLGFEQVYKNALTGLPMGGAKGGSNFNPKGKSDREVMRFCQSLMTELSRHIGEDTDVPAGDIGVGAREISYLFGQYKRLQNRFTGVLTGKGVAFGGSLIRTEATGYGVVYFTKHMLARHHKTLANKTAIISGSGNVALYCAEKLVQEGAKVLTLSDSSGFIHDPDGIDQNKLAWVMTLKTERRGRISEYTEQYPTSTFYPGQRPWSVSADLAFPCATQNELAEGDAKLLVTNGIQLVAEGANMPCTMEAVRYMCEADLLLAPAKAANAGGVAVSGLEQSQNAQRLPWTREDVDHRLQDIMAHIHQQCVVYGEEKDGHIDYVRGANIAGFVKVADAMLAYGIA from the coding sequence GTGACAACATTAGCCGAAGATATCCAAGCACAGATCGACCGATTCAACGCCGGCATACAGGAACGCAATCCCGCGGAGTACGAATTTCACCAGGCTGTTCAGGAATTTACCGAAATGGTCATGCCCTATGTACTGGAACATCCAAAATATAGAGATGGCCATATTCTGGAACGCATGACCGAGCCTGACCGTATCGTCATTTTCCGAGTCTGTTGGGAAAACGATGAAGGCAGCATCTGTTGCAACCGCGCCTGGCGGGTGCAATTCAATAATGCGATTGGTCCTTACAAAGGTGGCATGCGTTTTCATCCCAGTGTGACGCAAAGTGTGTTGAAATTTTTGGGTTTTGAGCAAGTGTATAAAAACGCGTTGACCGGCTTGCCGATGGGGGGCGCTAAGGGAGGCAGTAACTTTAATCCGAAGGGCAAAAGCGACCGCGAAGTGATGCGGTTTTGCCAATCGCTCATGACGGAACTTTCCCGTCATATCGGTGAGGATACTGACGTGCCCGCCGGCGACATTGGTGTCGGGGCAAGAGAGATTAGCTACCTATTTGGTCAGTACAAACGTCTGCAAAACCGCTTTACTGGCGTGTTGACGGGAAAGGGAGTAGCCTTTGGCGGCAGCCTGATCCGTACTGAAGCCACGGGCTATGGAGTGGTGTATTTCACGAAACATATGTTGGCTCGACACCATAAAACCCTGGCTAACAAGACCGCCATTATTTCCGGTTCGGGTAATGTGGCGTTGTATTGTGCTGAAAAGTTGGTCCAGGAGGGTGCCAAGGTATTGACCCTCTCTGACTCAAGCGGATTCATTCATGATCCGGACGGCATCGACCAAAACAAACTGGCTTGGGTTATGACCCTGAAGACGGAACGCCGAGGCCGGATCAGTGAATACACCGAACAATATCCGACATCGACATTTTATCCGGGCCAACGTCCTTGGTCGGTCTCGGCGGACTTGGCATTCCCCTGTGCGACACAAAATGAGCTGGCGGAAGGGGACGCAAAGCTTCTGGTGACAAACGGCATTCAACTCGTTGCCGAAGGGGCCAACATGCCCTGCACAATGGAAGCCGTCCGTTATATGTGCGAAGCGGACCTCCTATTGGCACCGGCCAAAGCGGCTAATGCTGGAGGGGTAGCGGTATCCGGTCTGGAACAAAGTCAAAATGCACAACGTCTCCCATGGACGCGTGAAGACGTTGATCATCGTTTACAGGACATCATGGCCCATATCCATCAACAGTGCGTGGTGTACGGTGAGGAAAAGGACGGGCATATAGACTATGTGAGGGGCGCGAACATTGCCGGTTTTGTCAAGGTCGCCGATGCCATGCTGGCGTACGGCATCGCATAA